The DNA segment AACATATGACATGAGCACATAGGAAGTTACAGTTTGAGGATCCAACAGAAACAATTTCTGTGCCACGATCTCAGCTAGTTCAACGTTGCCATGGATTCTACAAGCCCCAAGCAAAGCTCCCTAAACACCTGAGTCTGGTTTTACTGGCATCCTTTGTATGAATTCATAAGCTTCTATCAAACAACCATAACTCCTCAACTAGACCATTAATATATTTCATTACTGTTTGCTGATCAATAGTGAATGAGAGTCTGTCCAAGGTGTAGACCTTCTCTCCAAatcattttcttttaaaatttgaaGCTTGATTTTGAAGATTCACTTTTGGAAATAAATTGTTATGTATCTAACAAAGAAGATTACAATACACAAGAATCTGTGTATGCATTCCCACAACATTTTTTCTCACATGGTCAGATACAAGAACAAATAGAAACACTACATTTCTGGCATTTCTAGTTTTCCAAACAACTAAAATACAATCTATGGTGCACACTAACAATGTAATTCCAGAGTAGCATATCAGATAATTTGATTATAATCTGTCATGTTGACAATGTCACAAGGATGAAAACAGGGGACTAAAAAAGTTACAAGAGTCTAAAAAAGCCTGCTAGTTCTGAATCATGTTTGGAATTTATGCTTGAGACTCAGGCCCTgctggttttgagttgagaagtGGCTGCAGAGCCTTCACAACTATTGTCATGTTTGGCCTGAAATCTGCTTCATACTGAACACAAAGTGCTGCAACTGCTGCCAACTGATATATCCCATTTTTAAAGCAAGTGAGAATTAAACTACTTTCAACCAAGATTGAGTAAAAACAAGGGATTATAGTAAGAACCTTAGCAATTGCCTTTGGTGGGTACTCATTATTTAGTTTGGGATCCACACATTGCTTCACTTTATCCTCACTCAATCTTGGAGTTGCCTGTAGGTAATTATTAGAACTAATTTTAGATGCATAAAATGGATAATTAATTAAGCCCAAAGTTGAAAAAAGAAACACACCCAAGTGACAAGACTCTGTTGTCCCTTAGGCATTGTATGGTCTACTGGCTTTCTTCCTGTCAAAAGCTCTAGAAGAACAACTCCAAAACTATATACATCACTTTTCTGAGTTATCTGTCCTGTCATAGCGTACCTGCAAAGAGAAACCAACAACTCAGAAAAGAACTCAAGAAACAAGATTACTGCATAATTGCTTCAGAAATCAGAATTTCTATATTGTTAAGTAATTTTGTTGGTTGATTTGGCTTCAACTCCAGACGACTCCTGTACCTCTCTGGTAGAGCTAGTTGGTATCTTAATTATTCAGTAATTTGTTGTTGAAGAAGAGGCAGAAGAGAGCTTACTCTGGAGCGTGGTAGCCAAATGTTCCCAAGACTCTAGTTGAATGCAGCCGAGCTGCTGTATCAGAAGTTGCACTTGACAAGTTGAAATCGGCAATTTTAGACTTGAAATCATCGAAAAGAAGGACATTGCTTGATCTGACATCGCGATGAACTACAGGAGGCTGAACTTTTTCGTGCAGATACTCAAGGCCTTTGGCTGCACCAAAGGCAATTTTAACTCTTTGGTTCCAGCTAAGTACAGGACCTGGTTCAGCTCCTTGTACACCTTTCCTCCCTGCATCATAATAAAATCAACCATTTGTGAATCAAATTTGCTTCAAAATCAGTGAAAGAATGAACATATGTAATTGGAATTTAGATATATACCATGTAATAAGTCGTGCAAAGAACCCATCGTCGCGAACTGATAAACCAAGATTCGGTTATTTTGCTCCAAACAATATCCCATCAACTCCACAAAGTGATCATGCTTAAGCCTGGAAACTACTGATAACTGCAGAGACCACAATAacaatgatttaaaaaaaaaaaattgcaaaagtTTTGTGCCCAGATAGATTGGATTCAGCAGGAGAAAGAGGTTCAATCATCAAACCTGTGCTACAAAATCAGAATCTGGTTCTGGTGAAGTACTGGCATCCAGCTTCTTTATTGCAGCCTCTACACCATCATTTAACTTGGCATAGAAAACCCGACCATAAGAACCTTCTCCAATCAATGCCTTTGTACCAAAGTCATCTGTTATTCTGTTTAACTCATCCAATGACATAGCTGGAATTTCGATTGGTAAAGCCTTTTGTGGAGCTCCACTTTTGGCCGGATTAGCATTCCTTGGCTCTCCTCTCTCGCCGCCTATAGCATCCAAAAGAAAACCAATGCTCTATGTCTTAGTAGGATTCTCCAGGATTATGAGACTACAACTTTGATTAGCAGGTTTATTCATCTCTCATAACTTATGTAAAGAATCATTCCAAATGCTTTATGAACATCTGGGCTAAGAAATCCATCCTTAAACACAACATCCACAGAAATTTACGAAGATTATGACAAAATTGAGAAGGAGAAAGATAATATAGTAAGATTTACCAACAGCATATGGATTCCCTCCTTTAGGTGGGGCTGTATTTTGGTTAGCAGATGGGCTGTCGAGTTCCTCCTCTGCACCTCCGCAACACAA comes from the Hevea brasiliensis isolate MT/VB/25A 57/8 chromosome 5, ASM3005281v1, whole genome shotgun sequence genome and includes:
- the LOC110668409 gene encoding probable protein kinase At2g41970, with the protein product MLCCGGAEEELDSPSANQNTAPPKGGNPYAVGGERGEPRNANPAKSGAPQKALPIEIPAMSLDELNRITDDFGTKALIGEGSYGRVFYAKLNDGVEAAIKKLDASTSPEPDSDFVAQLSVVSRLKHDHFVELMGYCLEQNNRILVYQFATMGSLHDLLHGRKGVQGAEPGPVLSWNQRVKIAFGAAKGLEYLHEKVQPPVVHRDVRSSNVLLFDDFKSKIADFNLSSATSDTAARLHSTRVLGTFGYHAPEYAMTGQITQKSDVYSFGVVLLELLTGRKPVDHTMPKGQQSLVTWATPRLSEDKVKQCVDPKLNNEYPPKAIAKLAAVAALCVQYEADFRPNMTIVVKALQPLLNSKPAGPESQA